Proteins encoded within one genomic window of Humulus lupulus chromosome 1, drHumLupu1.1, whole genome shotgun sequence:
- the LOC133781845 gene encoding isoflavone 3'-hydroxylase-like, protein MDTYAVTLEWTMSNLLNHPHVLQKLRAELDSQNGQQQWVDESDLSKLSYLENVISETLRLYPIAPLLIPHYSSNDCTISGFDVPHDTMVIVNAWAMHRDPKLWEDAESFKPERFESNHESEG, encoded by the coding sequence ATGGATACATATGCTGTGACATTGGAATGGACAATGTCCAATCTACTAAATCATCCTCACGTTTTACAAAAACTTAGAGCTGAGCTTGATTCTCAAAATGGTCAACAACAATGGGTGGATGAATCAGATCTCTCTAAACTATCTTACCTTGAAAATGTTATTTCTGAAACTTTACGATTGTACCCAATAGCTCCACTCCTTATACCACACTATTCCTCTAATGACTGCACTATTAGTGGATTTGATGTACCACATGACACAATGGTAATTGTAAATGCATGGGCCATGCATAGAGACCCTAAGTTATGGGAAGACGCAGAGAGTTTCAAACCTGAGAGGTTTGAGAGTAATCATGAGAGTGAAGGATAA